GGAAGGGTGGCGACGGCGTAGTCGCGGGAGAAGTTGGCGACATTGGCGATCTGGCTGTTGGGGATGATGTAGAGGGTGCCGTCGGCGTCGCGGACGCGGGTGCTGCGCAGGGAGAGATCTTCGACGGTGCCCTTGAGTCCGGCGAGAGCGACGACTTCGCCTACGTTGTACTGGTCCTCGATGAGGATGAAGATCCCGGTGAGCATGTCCTTGAAGATGGATTGCGCGCCGAGGCCGATGCCGACACCAACGATGCCTGCGGAGGCGAGGATGGGCTGGTAGGGGATGTCGAAGATGTTGAGCAGCTGCAGGAAGGCGATGAAGCCGAGGACGCCGTAGGAGGTGGCACGCACGATGGAGGCGATGGTGCGGAGCTGGGCGGCGCGGTGGAAGTTGCCCACCTGGTGGTCGGCGCGGGTACGCATCTTTTTGACGAAGAGGAGAACGACGCGCTGGAGGATGAAGAGGACCAGGAGGACGACGATGATCTTGGGCAGCTTGTTCTGCAGGAAGAGGATGATGTCCTGATGCCAGTCGCGTTCGATGACCTGGAGGATTCGCTCGTCTTGCGGGGGAACTACCAGAAGGAGCATGATTACGGCGTCTCGCTTTCGAAAAAGAATACTGTGAACAGAATGCGTCAGGTGTTTGTAAGATGCAATTCAGGCAGGGGATGTGGGGTGGCGACGGGACGTGATGGGAGGGTGCTATGCGGATGCTTCGAGTGGCGATGATGGGGGTGGCGTTGATGATGGGCGTGTCGGGACGGGTGAGCGGGGGAGAGCCGAAGCAGTTTACACCGCCGCCACAGCGCTTCCCGGGACAGGGGCATCAGCCGGACGATATGAGTCCGAATATGGATTCGCGTCGTGCGGAGCAGCAGGAGGAGGTTAGGAGCACGGAGCGGCAGAAGCGGTTGGTGGCGGATACGGATAAACTGCTGGCGCTGGCGACGGATCTAAAGCAGCAGGTGGATAAGACGAATAAGAATATTCTGTCGGTTGATGTGATCAAGAAGGCGGATGAGATTGAGAAGCTGGCCCATAGCGTGAAGGAGCGGATGAAGGGCTAGTCCTGCCGGACGGGCCCACTGCGCGTGGGGCGGGCGTTCACACGCCTTTTTAAAGCTTCGCGTGGTCCTCCCGTTGGTCGGAAGAGAAGTCGATTCTGACCAACGGGAGGACCGATGCCGCAAGCCTCGCCCAAATAAGGTACACACGCCACGAAGTGGCCGCGCTCCGCGCAGGAGGCCCGTCCGGCAGGACAGTTTATTGTGGGGTAGGTAGGGAGAGAGCTGCTGCAGCGTTGACCTGGGGGATAGAGAAGCCGGGGACGGTGACGGCTGAGTTTCGCATGGCGGTGACTACGGTTGCGGCGCTCCAGTCCGGGTGGGCTGCGCGGACAAGAGCGGCGACTCCGGCGACGAGGGGCGCTGAGGCGCTGGTGCCCATGGCCTGAACGTAAGCGGTGTGGCCTAGGTTGAAGCAGCCGTAGCTGTGGGCGGAGTCGGCGGGGAGGCCGTCGGTTGTGTTGGGGAGGCCGGAGCTGCAGGCACCCAGGATCCAACCGCTGACGCCGGTATCGGGGCCGTCGGGATAGCTGCCACCCGGTGCTGCGAGGGCGTTGAGGGGAGCTCCATAGTTGCTGTAGTAGGCGAGCGAGACGGGGCCGGGGGTGCAGGTGGCGCCGGGGGTGGTGTTCTGCGCGCAGGCCGGGTTGGTGGAGGCGGCGATGGCGAGGACGCTGCGAGACTGTGCGGGGAGTTCGACGTAGCGAAGGTTGGAGAGGTCGAGGCCGTCGTTGCCGGCGGAGGAGACGAGGACAATGTTGGCCTGGGCGGCGGCATAGGTGATCTGGTTGAAGGCGGCGAGGAGGCCGGCTCCGTCTCCAGTAGTTAGGTCGGCGACCGCGCCGACGGAGAGGGAGATGACATCGGCGCGGTTGGTGACGGCGTCTTCGATGCCTTTCATGACCCAACTGAGGAGCCCGCTGGCTTCGCCGGCTTCGCACAGGTCGGCGGGGTTGGTGTCGCCGGTGATGGAGATGGGCATGCGCTGGAGGACTTTGATGTTGAGGATGGTGGCGGCGGGGGCTACGCCGATGATCTTGCCGGTCCCGGGACCGATGGCTCCGGCGGCGAGGGAGGAGGTCCAGGTGCCGTGGCCTTGCTGATCCTGTGGACTGCCGTCGTCGCAGGCGCTGGGATAGGCGCTTTGGTCGACCTCGGTGAGATTGAGGGCGAGGTTTGGGGCGATGTCGGGGTGGGTGGCATCGACGCCGCTGTCGAGGATTGCGATGCGGATGCCTTTGCCCATGGTGGTGTCCCAGGGGCCGTGCGCGGGTGCGCCGGGGGTGTTGTTTCCGTAGCCGCCGATCTGCTGGACAGCCCATCCCTGGGGGGTGGAGGTGTAATAGGTGTCGTAAGTGTCATGGGCTGGGGGCGGCGGTGGCGGAGTAGAGGGGGGCGGCGTTGGGTTGGAGGGCGGTGCTGTGGTGATGGGGCCGTGGGTGGGAAGGCGGCCTATGGTTGAGGTTGACGGGAGAGATTGTGCTCCGTTGTTGTCGTTCGAGGTAGGTGCGATGGGCTTGAGGCGGATGTGCAGAGCGGAGACGATTCGGTCGTGGAGGACGTAACTGACATTGGGTTGAGCTGCGAGGAGGCGGAGGGTGGTGGCGTCGTCCTGTGAGGCGGGAGACTGGACGGCTGCGATGCCGAGGTGCTCGTTGCGCTGGGTGAGGCGGGTGCCGGCGGAGAGGAGGTGGGCCTCGGCGTCGCCGGGGATGGTGGCGTTGCGATAGAGGACGAGGTAGCGATGGGGAGCTATGCTGGTGGTGTCGATCTGGGCTATGGCAGCGGGTGGAAGAAGAGGGAGAAAGAGAGCGGCGAGGCGCGAGATACTTCGGCGGAGGTGACGGGTGCGAGCCTCTGGCGGAGTTGGCTCTGGTGAAGCGATTTTGTGGAAGACGAACACGGAGGCACCTCGTGGTTGTGCTGAGGTATGAATCGGCTGTGCGCGAATTTGCATTAGTGCCAGTCCGGTTGTGTGCTATTACTTTGGTCTGTCGATTGAGTGAAATCTGACTGATCCTGCTCGATTAGCGGATACGTTGACCCTGTTTGATCGCACGTGCTCTAATTGCGCCTTTGTGAAGCGGAGAGAAAGTTTTTGTTCTAAGGAGACCCTTGCATGGTTGGAGTAAGTATTTTGGCGTTGGCCGTTCAGTCGCAGGTTCCTGTGTCCTCTGCGTCTGTGGACGGCGGCGACGGGCGAGTCTATTTGTGGATTGCCCTGACGGTTGGGGTGCTGGCGTTGGTTGCTGCACTGATGCTGGCGCGGGCCGTAATCGCCTCCGATACGGGGACAGTGGAGATGCAGGCGATTTCGAATGCGATTCGTGAAGGGGCAGAGGCGTTTTTGCGGAGGCAGTATAAGACGATCGGGTCGATTGCACTGGTGCTGGCGGTGGTTGTCTTCGTGGGGTACAAGA
The nucleotide sequence above comes from Tunturibacter empetritectus. Encoded proteins:
- a CDS encoding mechanosensitive ion channel family protein; this encodes MLLLVVPPQDERILQVIERDWHQDIILFLQNKLPKIIVVLLVLFILQRVVLLFVKKMRTRADHQVGNFHRAAQLRTIASIVRATSYGVLGFIAFLQLLNIFDIPYQPILASAGIVGVGIGLGAQSIFKDMLTGIFILIEDQYNVGEVVALAGLKGTVEDLSLRSTRVRDADGTLYIIPNSQIANVANFSRDYAVATLPVSVDASANPDKVIAVLTALAEQVRQDSAFKDIAIADPVVLGVDKINGREVTYPIQLRVRANQRDAVLRELRRRIILTFEKEGIPLGNDPANMLILRAPNPTGPPLQQPLIGS
- a CDS encoding S8 family peptidase codes for the protein MFVFHKIASPEPTPPEARTRHLRRSISRLAALFLPLLPPAAIAQIDTTSIAPHRYLVLYRNATIPGDAEAHLLSAGTRLTQRNEHLGIAAVQSPASQDDATTLRLLAAQPNVSYVLHDRIVSALHIRLKPIAPTSNDNNGAQSLPSTSTIGRLPTHGPITTAPPSNPTPPPSTPPPPPPAHDTYDTYYTSTPQGWAVQQIGGYGNNTPGAPAHGPWDTTMGKGIRIAILDSGVDATHPDIAPNLALNLTEVDQSAYPSACDDGSPQDQQGHGTWTSSLAAGAIGPGTGKIIGVAPAATILNIKVLQRMPISITGDTNPADLCEAGEASGLLSWVMKGIEDAVTNRADVISLSVGAVADLTTGDGAGLLAAFNQITYAAAQANIVLVSSAGNDGLDLSNLRYVELPAQSRSVLAIAASTNPACAQNTTPGATCTPGPVSLAYYSNYGAPLNALAAPGGSYPDGPDTGVSGWILGACSSGLPNTTDGLPADSAHSYGCFNLGHTAYVQAMGTSASAPLVAGVAALVRAAHPDWSAATVVTAMRNSAVTVPGFSIPQVNAAAALSLPTPQ